In Synchiropus splendidus isolate RoL2022-P1 chromosome 11, RoL_Sspl_1.0, whole genome shotgun sequence, the DNA window CTCAGCTTTTCTTGTGGAAGGTAAAACTCATTCTTCATGGGACTCAATCAGAGCTACTTTTTGTATGATAGTTAGAGTGAACAGTCATGAGGTTTGTTACCTTTTCTGCAATAATATCCTGTGTGAAGTCAGACTTTTAGTCCTTTGTTCTTCATCTCTTCCTGTTCTTTTCTCCTCACCTGAACTGGCTGTCAACACACATCAATGTTCATGGAGACTGGATCAGAGGCAACATCACTGCACATGTAAAACTTAGTAACACAGTAAATACAGTATTCCTGCTGCTGCATTAAAAGTCAATTGTGTTTGAATGTCTCTCCCCATCAGACGACCATGAAGCTCTTCTTCGtagttagtttttttctttatttttactactttctgcATTACAGACTGACAACATGtgaagcaggatatatggaattacgtagcaaaaaaaaaaaaacaaaaaaaaaactatatatatatatatatatatatatatatatatatatatatatagatagatagatagatagatagagagagagagagagagagagagagagagagagaaagtctgcagcaccacggacagctcCCACACTGAGCAGGCGCGCACCGAGAGTGAATCTGAGACTTGCTCTCTGAACTGGAATGTGTGGTTAACCATCAGCAGGGAGGTGAGAAGAAACACGGTGTCTTCTTATGTCTAGCCACGAGATGTCAGCATTCAGCAGCGCTGGTTTTGTAACGTCTGCAGCCTTGGAACGATCTGAATAAAATTAGAAATCGCTTTTTTGGCGTCAAACATGAAACAGAATCAGCTGTTATCAAGGCCACATCTACTTCACTAAGTTATAATTCTGATAAGTTGTAAGAGGTCGTCGTGTTTTTGCTTTGCAACATgactaaaataataacagacaaAGGTAGAAAAATGACAGGACCATTCTCCTGCACGTAAAATACAATGAtggacttcatttttttaaaactatcTCAACTCTCTGTGCACGTTTTCACACAGGAAACACATCAGCCGTGAAACCACGACACAAACTGAAGTCACGTACATCTGCAGCGAAGAGTATGAAATGATTTTACAAAAACCACATGGACTAATAGCTAAACTAACAggtcaataaataaacagaatcaTATGCATTATAATTTTAAAACAGGAATCATTTTCCCTCTATACCCACTTGCTGGAAAAGTGCAAAAGAGACTACCAGGTCACATATCTCAGCATCAAATTGTTTTCGCTCGAGTCTGAGGGACGGATGTTAGACAGAGGTGGGTTGTGGTCACGTCTGACTGGTTAAATGAAGGTGAAAGAGACGGGAAACTCACACATCTGAAGCTTTGCCTGCAGCTCATCAGACTTCAGGTAACTTCACGACACTTGTTTCTACAGAAGCGGCAGCTCCACTTGACTCACTTGACTCCTCTTCTGTTCCAACATTCCACCACCTGCTGACAACTCACTCTGAAAAGGTTTGACTCTCAACTTCTCTTGTAGATTGTAAAACCTATTTTATGGGACTCAATCAGAGAGCTACAAATCAAATTTGCCTTCAAAGCAAAAACTGAACTTCTTCTGCAATTTCTCTGAGCTTGTCCTCCACCCGAACCTGCCTGGGCCTGACCATATCTGTCGCCCGTGAATGCTCACGTCCTGCTCTTTGTATCCATGGTTCagggtccaacactgtctctctctctttccaaGCACCTctcactgctgctcctcatgTCCAGCTGGTTGACccatttctgatcttgttcaTTCTCTCAACAACCTCAATATCTCCATTTCCGACTcttctctgactcctgagtatCAAAACCATTTCCTCTGAAGCTTCCAGATCACCCCTCACAGCCGTCTCCACACCTTCCACTCAGGctgcctcttcacctccctcaatCTCTCTTCACTAGTTCCAAATTACCTCAACTGcctcctcatcttcactcttcctaCTCCAATCTTTATCTCTTCTTCTTTACTCACCTGAACTCACTACATCATCCACACCTGCATTCATGTAGACTGCCAACATCTCTGCATGTGTAAAACAAGTAACAGATTTAATGGACATTATTTCCAAAAAGCTGTTTAAACGCTTGTTTCTTTCCTTCAGATGAGCATGAAGATCTTCTTtgccctcctcctgctgccgaTCCTCTGTGCAGGTCGGCAAGAGATTTTCAAGGACAAACCGATCAGACCAGGCCCATCTTTGAGTTTTGAGGACAAGCACATCAACCCGCGCATGAGGCCTGAGCAGTGCACCGACGTGATCCAgcaaagacacatttttaaagattGTGTTAAAAAAACTTGCAGGGAAACCCAATCGTTCATTCGAGCCACGATGAAGGACATGAAGAAAATCTGTGACAGACAGAAGGGACCCACTACGAGCAAGAGGAAGttctctgttgttgtctgctgcCTTCAAGGCGAAAAGAAGGAACCGTGTAAATACACCGCAGGGAAGGTACGAAAGCAGAAAATCAGAGTTATCTGCAAAAACGGCCTCCCTGTGCACTATGCGAGCAAGGATGGAGACCTTTGCCCTCCTGTTTGAAACACAGATGATCGTCCTTCAATAAAGAGCATTCAGAAAAGCAAGCGTCTCCCATGTCATCCTTCATGTAGCTGTGGCTCAGACATTTCTTTACTCTTACTGAACCCCTCAGACGCCAGAGAGCTTTAAAtgaatcattcatttttcacgtcACCATTTCACCATCTGCCGCTTAAATGGTTAaccctttttttaaaagtagTGCATCAGAGCTGAAGGAAAcgccatccatccattctcatctacctgtctgttgccaggtcgtgggggcagcagcttcaaaaggccTCCCCAAGCGcacttctccctctctcccgagctgctcccaggccagtgaagagatctaATCCCTCCACCGGATTCTGCGTCGACCCCTctgcctcctcccagctggccgcgcctgaaacacctccaaagggaggcatttagggggcgtcctcatgagaggcccgaaccacctcaatgtggagaagcagcggctccgagtctctcccgagtgacagaacttttcACCCTACCTCTATGGGGGACGCCTGCCACCggtcggagaaaactcatttgtgGTTATGACCCACAGCTTATGACCATAGGTGTCCTTCAATCTACCTCATGAAGAGATGCACATGTGGACAGTAGGACACAAGAAGCATTGTTTCGTGGCCCCCTTACTCTCCGCCGCCTTTATAAATAGTATCATTTATCTATAAAACTATTATAAGCACACCTCTGTGTAACATTGTGTCCAAtgtaaacattaaagaaaagaaaaaaaagtaatatagatcaacttacaacaACAATGTGCAATTACACGTTATTCTAGTAAAAAAGTGTGTTCCCCAAGATCACATGCGCCCCCGCAGGATCGCACCGCACCCCCTGTAGGGTGGCCAGCCCCGCTATTTGAGAACCACTGCTTTAGACAGTGGTGGCACCAAAAACAAGTACAAGAGCGCTGGCTGGAGCGGAGAAGGCTGCACTGGGATGCATGTGAACTTGTACCAAATGACAGCTCAGGCTGATGCATCATAGTGAATATGAGCTTGAGGAGAATATTGAATTTAATCATATTGAATCATTTCTGTTTTACAGAACTAAAAAGAAGGATTTTGCCAAGACTGAAGTCTTTGACTTCATTCACTCTGTCACCTGAGGCATGTCATGACCAGAGACAAATAACTGAAGGATAAGTTTGGGTCTGTAAAGCGATCACATGACCTCAACAATGATGTAACACTGCTCCTTTTCTGTCGACAACTGAGACTGAAGGAAAATACCCATTCATGCCCAACGCTTTGCCAAACAGTAGAAACAGTGCCGGAGGTTGATCATTTGCGAGTGGCAAATGTCTCACACAGCACGTCTTGTTCTCAGGAAGCTGCGTCTGAAAGCATCAAACCCACAGCAGCGTCTGCAGATGAGAGCAGAGGAAACCACCGCGCTGAAGAGACTCTCGCCCCACTTAATTCAGGGTGTGGTTTGTTCCGTGTGGTTACTGTGGCGCCGCTCCGAGGCGCTTGATGCGTGTtgctcttctgctgcttctttttcatgaggaaaaaaaagtgattgaGTGGAAATATACTGTGGGTCTCATATCTGTGtagcaaaaataaaagactAGAGAAACAAGTCAATTTAAACAAGTTTACACAGGGAGTGTTTCGTTTCCCTTGACTGGCTTCAGAAGTTCACCCAAAAGCTTGGACCTTAAAGTGACTTTTGAAGTTACTCCAAGCTCCAAGCTTAAAGtataataactatatatataactataagtaaaataactatatatttatgaattcaaagaaaaatgaaagaaaaacatcatcaacacaacattaaaataattaagTTGACTGTGAATgattgaaacatgaaaatatttttattctattGTAAACATTGATATTGTGTTAtattaatattgaaataaatatgatgatgagattttttgtttcatcaaatAAAGGAAAAACAGCTGTACTGAACTgtgcaataataaataaataaataaataaatagaaacaacCGTTTTTAGAACATATAAAAGTGAGTTTTAGTGGTGGAGGTACATGTTGTGTTTGCGATCTCCTCTGGCAGTCTGTTCCAGCCCTGACAACAAGCAGAGAGCCACCAGAGGATCTTAGGGTCCTGGCTGGCTTGCAGGGGATCAGCAGTTCTACAATGTAGTCGGGGGCCTCGATTCTAAAGTGGAACAGGAACCAGTGCAATGCAGAACCCTGAAGTTCTGAaccagcagcagtgaggagagagttatGGTCGTCCAGGTGGGAGAACATGAACACGTGAGAGCATGAGTTCGACTGACAAGAgtggattgtttttttatgtgaaggTCAAATAGGACGCTGGGATTTCAGGCTATAGTTATATATTTGGATAAGGGACCAAAGCTACTATGAGGGAAGCTAGCTGTGTTTAGTGAGGGGAAGActaatgtttctgtttttgactgttTCAGCTGAAGGAAACTTTGAGCCATCCACTTGGGGACACCATCAAGACATGCTAGGTCAGCAGCCACGTCTTGAGAGTTCTTCAGAGGGAGGTAAACATGTGGTGTAGCTGGATGATTTGACATGATTTTAAAATGCTTCCATGTGAAAGAGCTGCCTTGGTGGATGAAGGCTAGCAGGTCTTCCCCTCTGGATCTGGATGCAGCAGACTGCAAAGATAGCAGACCTCGACAGGGTTGACATTCAGttcagttaaaataataataatcataataaaagtgTCAGTGCTGTGAGAAGGGGTCACTGTTTCCTGAATGTGGTCGGGAGAAGCGAGGTTACTGAGAAAATGAGCTGTGAGAAGTTCCACCTGTGGTTATGAAAAGCCCTGAGATACTTGAGCAGCGGTTCACCATTGAGTCAAATGGTGATTTTCACACGCCTCATTTGTAATATTCTGAAGCTCATGAGGTCCTTTCATGATTTCACGATTTTAAACAAGGCATTTATAACCCTTCCAACTTCATCCGACAAATGCTGAGTAAAGGTGGGAGTTTGCAGTACGTGAGGATGTATTTCATGATCACGACCACCCAGAGGCAAAACTgtttacacaaacacatgacgcgtggctgcgcctgtttttcatgtaaaaccatgagtcaaagtgaaaacatgaaacaaccTGGAAGAGCCGGTGTGGAAGTCAGTCCATACTCCTGACTCATGTAGTGCGGCAGAAACATCTTGTGATGCAACATGATGTTGAGCGTTTGGTCTGTGGTCGCTGCACACACAGAGGTCACACCCGATCATTTGCTGCCACCAACAGGCTGAAACAAATGCTGAAATCTTACAGAAGCTGAGCATGACTCAGGGTTAACCTTTGACCCAAATGTACCGAAGCCCTGACCcgataatttatttattttttcataatcATATATGAGcaataaacatgaatgaaaggAATGAAGGaatcaaaaaaatataataaattaaaaggtcaaaaaaaaaaaaagcggaaAATATTTGCAAATATATGAACTTTGGCCCtttggagcagaaaaaaaaaaaaaaaaaaagaaaaaaggactATTTGAGAGGgaaaatttattattattattatttttaagtttgttcGTATTTGCTTTAATTTAGAATTTGTCTTTTGCATTCGTTATTCAGCtgctgagttaaaaaaaaaaaaaaaaatgttgactgaaTGTCCGAAAGATGGCAGCAGTTGAGAAACTTCAACTGAGCgtgttttgacttgacttgaaacaAGATCCTCGTTTTACTTTCATCACTAAACCTCAACCGCTACAGAGGCACTCgttgtctttctctctctccctctctcactttctctctcactctctctcacacgcacacacccacacagacacaccgacagaCACGATTCACGTTTATACACGCGGATGATGGCGGTCCTGCGGGTGGAGCGGACTTCAGCACCGCGGACAGCTCCCATTGCGCCTGGACCAGGCGCGCCACAGCAACAGCTTCGACCCTGGGATGAGTGTGCAACCACCTGCTGGAGCTCACGCGTCACACCTGGCAAGAGACTGAAGCAGCGTTTGGCAGGACCATCTGGATGTTAGAAATGTTTATACCTCTCAGAGCAGAGTAGAAGGGAGGGGAAAAAGTGACTTCCTCCGCACAGCATAAGAGTTTCGGTATCCGTGCGCTTCTGTCAAACACCTAaccacaacagcagcaacagcagccgaAGCTTGTGGGCGTTTGACCGACCAACATCGGTGATCGTTGAAAACAAACCTCACTGCGGTCGAAAACAGGAAGTCTGCAGCAGCTCAAGTGGTGCAAGCGTATAGTGGAACAGCACGGAAACATGTCATAGCTGAACCGTGAAAATACACTTCTTTAGAAGAAGGAGagcttgcattaaaaaaaaaaaaaaaaaaaaaaaaaaaaaacccttgcgcCTCTTCTTCCAGATTGCAGCTAACAATGTCTTTAATTGATGGTAGTCGGGAgtcaaataattaataataacatttttttttattttcttttttcacatttatttcagaagaagaaaactgtagattttttatgaaaaaaaaaaaaaggagaacagagaattaaacacagagaaacaaaacagaatcaTCTATATTGAAGGTTCAAAACAATAGTTGTACATTTGCCCTGTTGTGTTGCTCCTGTGAGTTTTATTTGACTCTAAAGGAAACAGAGAATAAAACTGTGGAACTTATGAGAAAAAACgatgaaaaataatacaaaaaattgAGAAATTCGGCAGAGCAGAACATTAGGCAAACAACAGCTCAGAGTATTATTATCCTTAGAATGGCTCAGGAAATTCCTTGCGTGACGACAAAAACTAGCTCACACTCTGATCATGCCACTTCCTGGTGACCCGACTGAGGCAGTAGCGATCAGTCAAGGTCCGCCTGGTGTCCGCTCCCTCCTGCTTTGCTCTGTGTGTAATAGACCACGGTGTACACGGACAACTCTCTAGTAACCTGCGGGAACAAAACAGGATGAAGTCCTTTCACGACTGTAGAGATTTAATATCTAAACATCTACCTTCCGGAAGTATTGGCTTCCAGTGGACACTGTTTGGAAAGATGAGAGAATAAGGTTTGATATTCACCCAGACTTTGAGGTATTCACTCGATGCTGCTTCAGGGGGACAACAAAATGACCGAAACACAACTTTATCTATGTGTTTTTGATGCttctagacaaaaaaaaatttaaatgcaAGAAAAGTATTAATAAAATGCTTCAAAACAATTAACCCACTGAAAACTAAAGACAAAATACAACTAAAACTGAAGTGATAGATGCAGCTCTGTGActggatgaatgaaaaacaaagtggtaGCATTATACTGCCGTCACTATTATTGAGTCATGGACGACCAAGTGTTGAGGAAGACGTGATGGTTTCTTACAGTCAGGATCAGCAGCTGCTTGTTTgatgatgagaagcagcagaggaagacacGAAAAGTCGAGCAGCATGGAAACCActgaatgtaaaaatgtgtattgCTTCTTTAAGAGAATCAGAGTTGTGTTGACTTGTGTTTCCTTGGAGCAGTGGCTCCTCTGTCACGTCACAGCTGACAGTGTGACCGATGAAGAGTTGTCCTCTTCTGTCGACCTCATCCagagaaatgatgaaaatgaagtgtaCATCAGCCTAAATGGGTTTGACTCCACTGCCTGGCATGGAAACATGTAGCAAGAAGACTGTGGAACTTCAGTGAAAAATGGAGAAAGTAAGAATCTTTATTACAAGCAGGACAGTAAAACAACAGCTCAGAATCCTCCAGTCATCAAAATAGCTCTGTTGTGTTCCTCACACAGATGTTCTGACCACAACCACTTCCTGGTGACCCGACTGAGGCAGCAGTGATCAGTGAAGGTCGTGTCTCCGCCTCTCGTCCGCCTGCTGTCCGCTCCCTCCTGCTTTGCTCTGCGTGTAACACACCACAGTGTACACCGACGACTCTCTGTTAATCTGCAGGAACAAAGCTTGATCAAGTCCTTTCACGACTGTAGAGGTTCAATATTTAAACATCTACCTTCCAGATGTGTTGGTTTCCAGTGGACACTGTTTGGAAAGATcagaaaacaatgaataatattgGCCCAGACACTGATGTATTCACTTCAGGGGGTCAACAAAATGACTGAAACACAACTTTATCTATGTGCTTTTGAAGCTTGTCGACAAAATAAGAATTCAATAAAATGCTTCAAAACAATGAACCCACTGAAAACTAAAGACAAAATACAACTAAAACTGAGGTGACAGATGCAGCTCTGTGActggatgaatgaaaaacaaagtggtaGCATTATACTGCCGTCACTATTATTGAGTCATGGACGACCAAGTGTTGAGGAAGACGTGATGGTTTCTTACAGTCAGGATCAGCAGCTGCTTGTTTgatgatgagaagcagcagagctCCAAAGAAGCAAAGTCCcaaactcacagcagcagccaacACAGATGTCAACAGAGAATCTCTCACATGAGCTGCTGAATCAGATGATTCGAATCATTAAATTAACTATCAGCTAAGAGAGTGATTTATGATCTACCTTGGAGTTTGGTTCCATTCCCAAACAGAACGCGTCCACATGAGACCACAGCGCAGTAGTAAGTCCcggtgtcagaggagctgatgggGAGGTGATAGACACAGGTGTGTGGAGAGTCCTGCTCACATtcatctcctctgttttcatgtgcgaTGAGCAGATCTGGAGTTGATTCATCGTCTCCGGATTTGAACCAAaacactctgtcctcctctgaacaTGAGCTCTTCTTTGTATCAGAGAGAACTGAACACTGAAGCTCCATAGAGTGTTCGAGTGGAGATGTTTGAACCACAGAAGTGTGAGGTTCTGTTTCTGTCAAGGAGATGAAAACTGTTAATAAAATTACGATGAAACAAATTTGTTTCACAAGAAATAAAAGATACCTGTTATGAGCAAAACTGTTGCATTATAATACATCAAATCTGAATACTGTGTTTTTAAGCAGAAGTAAAAACCAGTGTCGGTCAGCTCTgctctgtggagctgcagaacaaactcTGAAGAGCTTCGTTGTGTCACTGTGAAGCGATGATTCTTCTGCTGAACAGTTGAATCAAACTGATAGATGGATAGTAACATTTCTgggacaccagcagcagaatggcGAATCCAATATAACTGTCCTGCCCATGGCTTAGAATCCTGACGGTGACAGCTCAGGTTCACATCTTGTCCAACCTGAACTTTCATGGTCAGGACTTGGAGGTCAGTCTCACACCCTGCAACATGAATTCAGAGAgagtttttcactcaaattattttaaaatttccCTTTGATGTCAAAGAAAGTTCATAATTCATGTCACAAACATAAGACATGAGGAAGAAGcaaaaataactgaaaagactgaaacaaatattgaaatttaagtgttaaaaatgaaacaaaaatatttttagttaCTTTCTTTTGACCGGAATCTCTAcattaaatgtttcattttataaatgtttgtaaaatctCTTAAAGTTATGATGAAAGTTCAAAATTCAAGAGTTTCAAATAGAAACTTTAACAAAAGAATCGCAACCCAAAATAACTCCAGATGAAACGTCTAGACAGAGACACATTACTATGATAAATTATGTAAAAGTGAATCCATAGGAAAACAACATCTGAGGAAGGTTTCATGTCAAAGTTTAACTTGTTTCTTCCAAGACAAGTGAAGGTGATCAAACTATTTTGCTGCTAAAAGTCAATCACCTGGTCATAAATCTGAATAAGCTCAAAGTCAAAGTTGTGTTGAAACTTACGCCCAGACAGGAAAAGAGGAGCAACCCAGAAGATGAACAGCATCGTCTCCACTAGTCCACAGTTTGAGGTAAAGACTCTCAATCTCATGCTTTTGTAGGGAAGCAAGAGGGGCGGGCGCTAGAGAATCTATCTGCCACCTGATTGGTCGGTCTTGGCACAGCACATTTTGGCCGAGACAACTTTTATTTGATCATCTGGAAGTAGGTCAAGTGCAGAGGAGGAATATTGTAGGAGATTCTGAGgaaccattcatgtcaaagtTGAAAGTGATTTAACCAAACAAGACTAAAAAGAAACCATCTAGAATCCAAACAACCTCATAGCTGAAGTTTGAAGAGTTGTGTGAACACTTACGCTCAGACAGGAAGAGAAGCACAAACCAGAAGATGAACAGCATCGTCTTGACTGGTCCACAGTTTGAGGTGAAGGCTCTTTTTTGAAGCGTGACAAGAGGATCTCTGTCATCTGATTGGTCGGTCTTCACACTGAACAAGTCCTCTTTCCCTTAACCCTTCACATGCTGATCCAAAAGCAGTTCAATCCTAATAATAACGCTGAAGATTTTATTCTCTTTacttattttgtagttttaaatatattttcatttcattcatgataGGTTTTTTGACACTGTTTGACCACAAGAAAGATTCGTTTTCTTCTGCCTCGTCGTCATCACTCAACAAAGACACGAAAAGTCGAGCAGCATGGAAACCActgaatgtaaaaatgtgtattgCTTCTTTAAGAGAATCAGAGTTGTGTTGACTTGTGTTTCCTTGGAGCAGTGGCTCCTCTGTCACGTCACAGCTGACAGTGTGACCGATGAAGAGTTGTCCTCTTCTGTCGACCTCATCCagagaaatgatgaaaatgaagtgtaCATCAGCCTAAATGGGTTTGACTCCACTGCCTGGCATGGAAACATGTAGCAAGAAGACTGTGGAACTTTAGTGAAAAATGGAGAAAGTAAGAATCTTTA includes these proteins:
- the LOC128767610 gene encoding ribonuclease-like — its product is MSMKIFFALLLLPILCAGRQEIFKDKPIRPGPSLSFEDKHINPRMRPEQCTDVIQQRHIFKDCVKKTCRETQSFIRATMKDMKKICDRQKGPTTSKRKFSVVVCCLQGEKKEPCKYTAGKVRKQKIRVICKNGLPVHYASKDGDLCPPV